Proteins encoded in a region of the Alphaproteobacteria bacterium genome:
- the dcm gene encoding DNA (cytosine-5-)-methyltransferase, with product MDAKPIRYLSVCSGIEAATVAWHPLGFEAAGFSEIEPFARAVLSHHYPDVPLFGDFTTLTENDYGAIDLLVGGTPCQSFSIAGLRKGFADDRGNLALGFIHLAQSAKPRWVVWENVPGVLSIDRGRTFGTFLGALAECGYGFAYRILDAQYFGVPQRRRRVFVIGYLGDWRPAAAVLFERESLQRDITPRRETREEVAGTFKSRASSGGWGADVDLASSGYMRPVAGALGARTCLSRGAQDADCGHLIARTLMSRYNKHDPELETYVPQARAYNVTCCDANGRRKDRPNGGMYVNETEQSKTVTAGGDRSTYIAFEPGSIARNAGPTDLRETCSTLRAEMGDNQPAVLADMAVRRLTPRECERLQGFPDDYTLIPYRGKSAADGPRYKALGNSMHTGTMRWLGERIKKVNAMICAP from the coding sequence ATGGATGCCAAACCCATTCGCTATCTGTCGGTATGTTCCGGCATTGAGGCAGCAACAGTGGCGTGGCATCCGCTCGGATTTGAGGCGGCAGGATTTTCCGAAATTGAACCCTTCGCCCGCGCGGTGCTTTCGCATCATTATCCTGATGTGCCTCTCTTCGGTGATTTCACGACACTCACGGAAAATGACTATGGAGCAATTGACCTTCTGGTCGGAGGCACACCTTGCCAGTCCTTCAGTATCGCCGGACTTCGCAAAGGATTTGCTGACGACAGAGGCAACCTCGCACTCGGATTTATTCACCTTGCTCAAAGCGCAAAGCCACGATGGGTGGTTTGGGAAAATGTCCCCGGTGTGCTGTCGATTGACAGAGGACGGACATTTGGCACCTTCCTCGGCGCGTTGGCGGAATGCGGGTATGGGTTCGCCTACCGCATTCTTGACGCTCAGTATTTCGGAGTGCCACAGCGGCGCAGGCGTGTGTTCGTTATCGGATATCTTGGGGACTGGCGACCTGCCGCAGCGGTATTATTTGAGCGCGAAAGCCTGCAGCGGGATATTACGCCGCGCCGAGAAACGCGGGAAGAAGTTGCCGGAACATTTAAAAGTCGCGCTTCAAGCGGTGGCTGGGGAGCCGATGTCGATCTCGCCAGCAGCGGCTACATGCGCCCCGTCGCAGGAGCACTCGGTGCCAGAACCTGCTTAAGCCGTGGTGCGCAGGATGCGGATTGCGGCCATTTAATCGCCCGCACATTGATGTCGCGCTATAATAAGCATGACCCGGAGCTTGAAACCTACGTCCCGCAAGCCAGAGCTTACAACGTTACCTGCTGCGATGCCAATGGCAGACGCAAAGACCGCCCGAACGGCGGCATGTATGTAAACGAAACCGAGCAATCTAAAACCGTCACCGCTGGTGGCGACCGTTCCACCTACATCGCCTTCGAGCCTGGAAGCATCGCACGAAACGCAGGGCCGACCGATTTGCGGGAAACCTGCTCAACGCTACGTGCGGAGATGGGAGATAATCAACCTGCTGTGTTGGCGGATATGGCGGTGCGGCGGTTAACGCCGCGTGAGTGTGAACGGCTGCAGGGATTTCCCGATGATTATACGTTGATTCCCTATCGTGGAAAATCCGCAGCCGATGGGCCGCGCTACAAGGCGTTGGGCAACAGCATGCACACCGGCACGATGCGCTGGCTGGGTGAGCGAATTAAAAAAGTGAATGCGATGATATGCGCCCCCTAA
- a CDS encoding DUF3489 domain-containing protein, with product MIIQLTENQRAILEEASNIKCNDVRELAALKRLAPPIRENIIKGMLKRGLLEIRHDDDGGKPTLVSDMGYAAIGKAAAEEQPKHSEPAQKQSKQSIMIELLKREEGATLQQLVAATGWQKHSVHGAMAGVLKKKLGLAIASGKNRDGERTYKIA from the coding sequence ATGATTATCCAACTTACCGAAAACCAACGCGCCATCCTCGAAGAAGCATCCAACATAAAATGCAACGATGTGCGCGAACTGGCGGCACTTAAACGACTGGCACCGCCTATCCGCGAAAACATTATCAAGGGGATGCTAAAGCGTGGACTGCTCGAAATCCGCCATGACGATGATGGCGGCAAACCCACCCTGGTCAGCGACATGGGTTATGCCGCGATTGGTAAAGCCGCCGCCGAGGAGCAGCCCAAGCACAGCGAACCTGCACAAAAACAATCCAAACAGTCCATCATGATTGAACTCTTAAAGCGCGAGGAAGGTGCCACGCTTCAGCAACTGGTTGCCGCCACGGGTTGGCAAAAGCATTCGGTGCATGGCGCGATGGCGGGTGTGCTGAAAAAGAAGCTCGGCCTTGCCATCGCATCCGGCAAGAACCGTGACGGCGAACGTACATACAAAATCGCGTGA
- a CDS encoding site-specific DNA-methyltransferase, with the protein MTDLTIHTIATERLIPYARNARTHSEEQIAQIMASIAEFGFINPILVDKEHGIIAGHGRLIAAQRLGMKDVPVIAISHLSETQKRALVIADNRIAMNAGWDEDMLRLELTELQEENYNLDIMGFSEDELDKLLAPMTEEGNTEDDAVPEVEATAISQPGDLWLLGSHRLLCGDSTKLDVVERVLGGSLADMVFTDPPYNVNYGATAKDKMRGNKRTIKNDNLGAEFEEFLLEACTNFVAVCKGAIYICMSSSELDTLQSAFRKAGGHWSTFIIWAKNTFTMGRADYQRQYEPILYGWKEGTAHFWCGARNQGDVWFFNKPVSNDLHPTMKPVELVQRAVENSSKSRDIVLDPFGGSGSTLIACEKTGRSACLIELDPKYCDVIIRRWQEFTGKEATHEEEGRTFADLHSKRAG; encoded by the coding sequence ATGACCGATCTTACCATCCACACCATCGCTACCGAGCGATTGATTCCGTATGCCCGCAATGCGCGCACCCATTCGGAAGAACAGATCGCACAGATCATGGCCTCCATCGCGGAGTTTGGATTCATTAATCCAATCCTCGTCGATAAGGAGCATGGCATCATCGCTGGGCATGGCAGGTTGATCGCCGCCCAACGGCTTGGCATGAAAGATGTGCCGGTGATCGCCATTTCGCATTTGAGCGAAACGCAAAAACGTGCGCTGGTCATTGCCGATAACCGCATCGCCATGAATGCGGGATGGGATGAAGATATGCTGCGGCTGGAACTGACCGAACTGCAGGAAGAAAATTACAACCTCGACATCATGGGCTTCAGCGAAGACGAACTGGATAAGCTGCTCGCGCCCATGACGGAGGAAGGCAACACCGAAGACGACGCCGTGCCGGAGGTGGAGGCAACCGCCATCAGTCAGCCCGGAGATCTGTGGCTGCTCGGTTCGCATCGTTTGCTCTGCGGTGATTCCACCAAGCTCGATGTGGTAGAACGCGTACTAGGCGGCAGCCTCGCCGATATGGTATTTACCGATCCGCCCTACAATGTGAATTATGGTGCCACCGCAAAAGACAAAATGCGCGGGAACAAACGCACGATAAAAAATGACAATCTCGGCGCCGAGTTTGAAGAGTTCCTGCTGGAGGCATGCACCAATTTCGTCGCCGTGTGCAAGGGCGCAATTTACATCTGCATGTCGTCATCGGAATTAGACACGTTGCAAAGCGCCTTCCGCAAGGCAGGTGGGCATTGGTCAACCTTCATCATCTGGGCGAAGAATACGTTCACGATGGGTCGTGCGGATTACCAGCGGCAATACGAACCGATCCTCTATGGCTGGAAGGAAGGCACCGCGCATTTCTGGTGCGGCGCGCGCAATCAGGGCGATGTGTGGTTTTTTAATAAGCCGGTATCGAACGACCTCCACCCCACCATGAAGCCAGTGGAGCTAGTGCAGCGTGCAGTGGAAAATTCCAGCAAGAGCCGCGATATCGTGCTTGACCCTTTCGGTGGCTCCGGCTCGACGCTCATCGCCTGCGAGAAGACCGGCCGCTCGGCCTGTCTGATTGAACTCGACCCCAAATATTGTGATGTCATCATTCGCCGCTGGCAGGAATTTACAGGCAAGGAAGCCACCCACGAAGAAGAAGGCCGGACATTCGCCGACCTTCATTCCAAGCGCGCTGGCTAA
- a CDS encoding copper resistance system multicopper oxidase: MMALLMVGFLATPAHAKTSEYTLTIERLPVNITGKPIEKITVNGSIPAPTLRFTEGDEAVIHVTNKMDEPTSIHWHGLLLPDAMDGVTGFGGYKAIEPGTTFTYRFPVRQTGTYWYHSHTSGQEQDGLYGSIITSPKGKDPIAADRDYVVVLSDFSEEHSSDIMANLKKSSDYYANARLTVGDFFADIKERGWDKAFKDAKDWGDMRMMRTDLADVTGYTFLTNGKSPKQNWTGLFKPGEKVRLRFINASAMSFFDVRIPGLKMSVVQADGQGIEPVTVDEFRFAPAETYDVIVTPKDDKAYTIAAEPIDRTGFAIGTLATREGMKGEIPPARPRALLSMADMNMEMMMKDDPDMEMTPADMISGWAKTGMPEGQKALSYADLRYAGVQKDQRQPQRTIDVRLGGNMERYIWTINEKKFSEAEPIRLKYGERVRLNFTNETMMAHPMHLHGMFVQLENGQPAAKLPNKHTVIVPPGGSYSVLVTADEIGEWAFHCHLLYHMASGMMRQVVVAKLDAADVPATETKANGGHHAQ; the protein is encoded by the coding sequence ATGATGGCGTTGCTGATGGTAGGGTTTCTAGCCACTCCTGCACACGCCAAAACATCAGAATACACGCTTACGATTGAGCGGTTGCCTGTAAACATTACTGGCAAACCAATCGAGAAAATCACCGTGAATGGGAGCATCCCAGCCCCCACGCTTCGCTTCACCGAAGGCGATGAAGCGGTGATCCACGTCACCAATAAAATGGATGAACCAACCTCTATCCATTGGCACGGCCTGCTACTGCCCGACGCAATGGACGGTGTAACAGGGTTTGGAGGCTATAAGGCGATAGAGCCAGGGACGACCTTCACCTACCGTTTCCCCGTAAGGCAAACTGGCACTTACTGGTATCACTCGCATACCAGCGGTCAGGAACAGGACGGGTTATATGGCTCGATTATCACTTCGCCTAAAGGCAAAGACCCGATTGCGGCGGATCGCGATTATGTCGTGGTGCTTTCCGATTTCTCCGAAGAACATTCCAGCGACATCATGGCGAATCTCAAAAAGTCGTCGGATTATTACGCCAATGCGCGGCTCACGGTTGGTGATTTCTTCGCGGATATAAAGGAGCGTGGGTGGGACAAGGCGTTCAAAGATGCCAAAGACTGGGGCGATATGCGGATGATGCGTACCGATCTGGCTGATGTCACAGGCTACACGTTCCTCACCAATGGCAAATCGCCAAAACAAAACTGGACGGGGCTTTTCAAGCCAGGTGAGAAAGTGCGTCTGCGCTTTATCAATGCCTCGGCCATGTCATTCTTCGATGTGCGGATTCCTGGGTTAAAGATGAGCGTGGTGCAAGCTGATGGTCAGGGCATCGAGCCTGTTACAGTGGATGAATTCCGTTTCGCGCCTGCAGAAACCTACGATGTGATTGTCACGCCGAAGGACGATAAAGCCTACACCATCGCTGCCGAGCCGATTGACCGCACGGGCTTCGCCATTGGCACGCTTGCCACTCGCGAAGGCATGAAGGGAGAAATCCCGCCAGCCCGTCCCCGCGCATTGCTCTCTATGGCCGATATGAACATGGAGATGATGATGAAGGACGACCCCGATATGGAAATGACACCCGCCGATATGATTAGCGGCTGGGCGAAAACGGGAATGCCTGAAGGCCAGAAAGCACTTTCATACGCTGACTTGCGCTACGCGGGTGTGCAGAAAGACCAACGCCAGCCGCAGCGCACCATCGACGTGCGTTTGGGCGGTAATATGGAACGCTACATCTGGACGATTAACGAAAAGAAATTCTCGGAGGCCGAACCCATCCGCCTGAAATATGGCGAGCGTGTACGCCTCAACTTCACCAACGAAACCATGATGGCGCACCCGATGCACCTGCATGGCATGTTTGTGCAGTTGGAGAACGGCCAGCCTGCGGCAAAGCTACCCAACAAGCATACGGTGATTGTGCCACCAGGTGGGTCATACTCTGTGCTGGTGACAGCGGATGAAATCGGCGAATGGGCGTTCCACTGCCATCTGCTCTATCACATGGCCAGCGGCATGATGCGTCAGGTCGTCGTCGCCAAGCTCGATGCGGCGGATGTGCCTGCTACAGAAACCAAAGCCAATGGAGGCCACCATGCACAATAA
- a CDS encoding copper resistance protein B, with protein MHNKRLLMALSLTTALAQPAFAADHSAHADMAAEHGGGIFHMFRLETDAGSNTDGTPLQSWDLDGWIGTDENKLWIKSEGERADSKLESAEFLALYSRNISTFWDAQAGIRYDTKPESTAYLTLGINGLAQQWFETEAHLFVSEHGDVTARLRQENDLLLTQKLILQPYVEVNLSAQDVHEQDIGAGVTDGQIGLQTRYEFTRKFAPYVDVHYGRKFGETSSIAKSNGENNDELVGSFGLRLMF; from the coding sequence ATGCACAATAAGCGTTTACTTATGGCACTCAGCCTCACTACTGCACTCGCACAGCCTGCATTCGCGGCGGATCATTCTGCCCACGCAGATATGGCTGCAGAGCATGGCGGCGGGATCTTCCACATGTTCCGTTTGGAAACCGATGCTGGGAGCAATACCGATGGAACGCCGCTTCAAAGCTGGGATTTGGATGGGTGGATCGGTACGGATGAAAACAAGCTCTGGATAAAATCAGAGGGTGAGCGTGCCGATAGCAAGCTGGAAAGTGCTGAGTTTTTGGCACTCTATAGCCGCAACATCTCGACATTCTGGGATGCACAGGCAGGGATTCGCTACGATACCAAGCCCGAATCTACTGCATACCTGACACTTGGGATTAACGGGCTTGCCCAGCAATGGTTTGAAACTGAAGCACATCTTTTCGTCAGTGAACATGGCGATGTCACAGCGCGGCTGCGGCAGGAAAACGACCTTCTTCTGACACAAAAGCTGATTTTGCAGCCTTATGTTGAAGTCAATCTCTCAGCACAAGATGTCCACGAACAGGACATTGGTGCGGGCGTGACAGACGGGCAGATAGGCTTGCAAACGCGCTACGAATTCACCCGAAAATTCGCACCGTATGTGGATGTCCACTATGGCCGAAAATTCGGTGAAACCTCCTCCATTGCCAAAAGTAACGGGGAAAATAACGACGAGCTAGTTGGCTCTTTCGGCCTGCGACTGATGTTTTAA
- a CDS encoding copper-binding protein → MKKLLLTTALMLATTPAFAAEFTIKEVTDYDAKKQNFFSPDKLTIQPGDTVTFENAQDEAHQVMFVSVPKGVDEMIMSPMQEKKGDKFTYTFTVPGTYKYHCHPHEALGMDGVLIVGAPSKAGETKNVDHHKLTKKLESGEAAPAGGGVVATGKVVSADEAKHTIKIKHDPIKSLGWPVMTMTFTADSGVDLSNVKEGDAVSFTLKPAGKDDYTISTIKKN, encoded by the coding sequence ATGAAAAAGCTACTACTCACTACCGCGCTAATGCTGGCAACAACACCTGCATTCGCGGCTGAATTCACCATCAAGGAAGTCACAGACTATGATGCGAAGAAACAAAACTTCTTCTCACCTGATAAACTGACTATCCAGCCTGGTGATACTGTCACGTTTGAAAACGCGCAGGATGAAGCACATCAGGTGATGTTTGTGAGCGTTCCCAAGGGCGTGGATGAAATGATTATGTCACCGATGCAGGAAAAGAAAGGCGACAAGTTCACCTACACTTTCACCGTGCCAGGAACCTATAAATATCACTGCCACCCGCATGAAGCACTCGGCATGGATGGGGTGCTGATTGTGGGTGCGCCTTCAAAGGCAGGTGAAACCAAAAATGTGGATCACCACAAGCTGACGAAGAAGTTGGAAAGTGGCGAAGCAGCACCTGCAGGCGGTGGCGTTGTCGCTACTGGAAAAGTAGTGAGTGCTGACGAAGCAAAACATACCATCAAAATCAAGCATGATCCGATTAAATCGTTGGGTTGGCCAGTGATGACGATGACATTCACTGCGGATAGTGGCGTTGACTTGTCCAACGTCAAAGAAGGTGATGCCGTTTCCTTTACGCTGAAGCCAGCGGGCAAGGATGACTACACGATTTCAACTATCAAAAAGAACTAA
- a CDS encoding YdaU family protein, with protein MTKHFYMPFFTEAYLADTQHLSLEEQGAYMRLLCFMWMRGGYLRDDDKELSRLLGLHVNKWKKIRETLGAFLQKHPPHLLTQKRLIHEYQKAEAKRDSKRQNANARWQGESNKNNQIANADASLPHMQSAYEPSLFADAGVDANHITSHLLSISISKFKNNRSDRLGRNCGQLRHPFNEQDAGAFSAKLVEIFTQHKLQPPGDYEIIRQWIDSGIDPFQHILPVIAELLMRNLQTHSEPPRSWKYFAKEVYAMGLR; from the coding sequence ATGACCAAGCATTTTTACATGCCGTTTTTTACCGAAGCGTATCTGGCTGACACGCAGCATTTGTCGCTGGAAGAGCAAGGCGCGTATATGCGGCTGCTCTGCTTCATGTGGATGCGTGGTGGATACTTACGCGATGACGACAAAGAATTATCCCGACTGCTTGGTTTGCATGTGAATAAGTGGAAGAAGATACGCGAAACCCTGGGGGCATTTTTGCAAAAACACCCCCCACACTTACTCACTCAGAAGCGTTTAATCCATGAATACCAAAAGGCCGAAGCAAAGCGCGATAGCAAACGGCAAAATGCCAATGCCAGATGGCAGGGTGAATCCAATAAAAACAATCAGATAGCAAATGCGGATGCATCGCTGCCGCATATGCAAAGCGCATACGAACCATCGTTGTTCGCAGATGCGGGGGTGGATGCGAACCACATCACTTCTCACCTGCTATCTATATCTATATCTAAATTTAAGAATAATAGATCAGATAGGCTCGGCAGAAACTGTGGACAACTTCGCCATCCATTCAACGAACAGGACGCTGGGGCATTCAGTGCCAAGCTCGTAGAAATATTCACGCAGCACAAACTTCAGCCGCCCGGCGACTACGAAATCATCCGCCAATGGATTGATAGCGGCATTGATCCCTTCCAGCACATCCTGCCCGTCATTGCCGAACTGCTGATGCGTAACCTGCAGACGCATAGCGAGCCGCCGCGCAGCTGGAAGTATTTTGCCAAAGAAGTCTATGCAATGGGGCTTCGGTGA
- a CDS encoding ribonucleotide reductase — protein MNDERQPLSPRRKNQSMELVFDGVRYQLTIGFYTNGRIGEVWLNGPRPDSALYHITQDACVLISHLLQRFTSPHTLYDSLPRKADGSSASVIGAIIELLISLPEVEVP, from the coding sequence ATGAACGACGAGCGCCAGCCACTCTCCCCCCGCAGGAAAAACCAGAGCATGGAGCTGGTGTTCGATGGCGTGCGCTATCAACTGACCATCGGCTTTTACACAAACGGGCGGATCGGCGAGGTCTGGCTGAACGGGCCGCGACCTGACAGCGCCCTCTACCATATTACCCAGGATGCGTGCGTACTGATCTCACACCTGCTGCAGCGTTTTACCTCACCGCACACGCTGTATGATTCCCTGCCGCGCAAGGCAGATGGATCGTCTGCGTCGGTGATCGGCGCGATCATTGAACTGCTCATCTCGCTTCCCGAAGTGGAGGTGCCATGA
- a CDS encoding helix-turn-helix transcriptional regulator has protein sequence MKLHHWLKLVGMKQSELASMVGCSVSTINRHIKHGRILDPDVVVRIYFITMGAVRPDDYYDLENVPPDVQALLDPRFALRKRFLPAKEKADAA, from the coding sequence ATGAAATTGCACCATTGGCTCAAATTAGTGGGAATGAAGCAATCCGAACTCGCATCGATGGTCGGCTGCTCTGTCTCGACCATTAATCGGCACATCAAGCATGGACGCATTCTAGACCCAGACGTGGTGGTGCGCATTTACTTCATCACGATGGGTGCCGTCCGCCCCGATGATTATTACGATCTCGAAAATGTTCCCCCCGATGTGCAGGCATTGCTCGATCCACGGTTCGCGCTCCGCAAACGTTTCCTGCCAGCGAAAGAAAAAGCGGATGCAGCATGA
- a CDS encoding helix-turn-helix transcriptional regulator, whose product MTTNNIAYLRRRRNLTQKRLADMIGIPASTLNRIETGETEGFEKYRALLAKALSCAPEALDAPELDLPSTPITGFIKYKTFIKEIAEKQRETVDAIPGLPETAEVLKIKTSDLVPYHGANDLLYFDGAPQRNERLFLDRECVLTLDTKKRGERLLAWVSKGGKEGRYILHPQGGTLMMDVKILAAHPILHIKRA is encoded by the coding sequence ATGACCACAAACAACATCGCATACCTACGCAGGCGGCGGAATCTCACGCAAAAGCGGCTGGCCGATATGATCGGCATTCCGGCCTCCACCCTGAATCGCATTGAGACGGGCGAAACTGAGGGCTTTGAGAAGTATCGCGCATTGCTTGCCAAGGCGCTCAGCTGCGCCCCGGAAGCGCTGGACGCGCCTGAGCTTGACCTGCCCAGCACACCCATCACCGGCTTTATTAAATACAAGACCTTCATCAAGGAAATCGCTGAAAAACAGCGCGAGACCGTGGATGCCATCCCCGGACTGCCAGAGACGGCAGAGGTGCTTAAAATCAAGACTTCCGATCTCGTGCCGTATCATGGGGCGAACGACCTTCTGTATTTCGACGGCGCACCTCAGCGAAACGAGCGACTCTTCCTAGACCGCGAATGCGTCCTGACGCTCGACACCAAGAAGCGTGGTGAGCGTTTGCTGGCTTGGGTTTCCAAGGGCGGCAAGGAAGGTCGTTACATCCTGCATCCGCAAGGCGGAACGCTGATGATGGATGTCAAAATTCTTGCAGCGCACCCCATCCTGCACATCAAACGCGCTTAA
- a CDS encoding helix-turn-helix domain-containing protein, translating to MIDENDINQYAARQLLMLRQTTGISQKRLGEEVELSPQQVQKYERGHNRLSVGKAMQFAEAFDVSILVFYPPRGDCQSTEPLPPPTMRIIRLLTRIPAECYDDVYQVVKAIANITTRDDVEE from the coding sequence ATGATTGATGAAAATGACATCAACCAGTACGCTGCGCGCCAGCTACTCATGCTTCGCCAGACCACTGGCATCAGCCAGAAGCGGCTGGGCGAGGAAGTCGAGCTATCGCCGCAACAGGTTCAGAAATACGAACGCGGCCATAATCGTCTGTCGGTCGGCAAGGCCATGCAGTTTGCCGAGGCGTTCGATGTGTCGATCCTTGTTTTTTACCCGCCGCGCGGTGATTGCCAATCCACCGAACCCTTGCCGCCACCCACCATGCGGATCATCCGTCTGCTCACGCGCATTCCTGCAGAATGTTACGATGACGTGTATCAGGTAGTTAAAGCCATCGCCAATATCACCACCCGCGACGATGTGGAGGAATGA
- a CDS encoding tyrosine-type recombinase/integrase produces the protein MTAKLTKKAIDAFEATGKLEYLWDMEVKGFGVVITPAGSKSFILNYRNQDNRSRRKTIGKYGHLTVEQARDFARELTYRIVKGEDPVQQDEMQRSQPTFAEVAQRFLDDHSSIRSRPATHASNIQILAHMVLPHFGKMKIRSIERKDIYDYLAKNRHRPIGANRSLAAMSSIMSKAELWGYRDRNSNPCFGVERFPENRRERFLNEQEFAALESAMQRAERNLTESPHVLAMFRIMMHTGCRPGEARHLKWDYVDLANRVIRLPKEATKEKRPKTLFITPYIEGVLKNIRRMEGNPYVVVSERNDGKPIMDVKKPWDRIKKAAGITTELHLHDLRHSHASMANALGYSLPMIGALLGHTQAQTTLRYAHLATDHLRKAAEDISNRIANVAQTTSPMPPHDKPRANLRMVK, from the coding sequence ATGACAGCAAAACTTACCAAAAAAGCCATCGACGCATTTGAGGCAACCGGCAAACTGGAATATCTGTGGGATATGGAGGTGAAGGGATTCGGGGTGGTTATCACACCCGCTGGCAGCAAATCCTTCATTCTCAATTACCGCAACCAGGACAACCGCTCACGGCGAAAAACCATCGGCAAGTATGGTCATCTGACCGTTGAACAGGCGCGGGATTTTGCCCGCGAATTGACCTACCGCATCGTCAAAGGTGAAGACCCGGTGCAACAGGACGAGATGCAGCGCAGCCAGCCCACATTCGCTGAGGTAGCACAGCGTTTTCTCGATGACCATAGCTCCATACGCAGCCGTCCTGCGACGCACGCCAGTAATATACAAATTCTAGCGCACATGGTTCTGCCGCATTTTGGCAAGATGAAAATCCGCTCCATCGAGCGCAAGGATATTTACGATTACCTCGCCAAAAACCGACATCGCCCCATCGGTGCCAACCGCTCACTCGCCGCGATGTCCTCCATCATGAGCAAGGCAGAGCTATGGGGCTACCGCGACCGCAACAGCAATCCGTGCTTCGGTGTAGAACGCTTCCCTGAAAATCGCCGCGAGAGGTTCCTGAACGAACAGGAATTTGCCGCACTTGAGTCGGCGATGCAACGTGCCGAGCGCAATTTAACGGAAAGCCCGCATGTGCTGGCCATGTTCCGCATCATGATGCACACGGGCTGCCGCCCTGGCGAAGCGCGCCACCTGAAATGGGATTATGTCGATTTGGCTAACCGCGTCATCCGTCTGCCCAAAGAAGCCACCAAGGAAAAACGCCCGAAGACGCTCTTCATCACGCCCTATATCGAGGGAGTGCTGAAAAATATCCGCCGCATGGAGGGTAATCCCTATGTGGTGGTGAGCGAACGCAATGACGGCAAGCCGATTATGGATGTAAAAAAACCGTGGGATCGCATCAAAAAGGCAGCGGGCATCACCACGGAATTACATCTGCATGATTTGCGGCACAGCCATGCCAGCATGGCCAACGCGCTGGGCTACTCACTGCCGATGATAGGTGCGTTGCTCGGCCACACGCAGGCGCAAACAACACTGCGTTACGCCCATCTGGCAACCGACCACCTGCGCAAAGCGGCAGAGGATATCAGCAACCGCATCGCCAACGTTGCCCAAACCACCAGCCCCATGCCACCGCACGACAAACCACGAGCAAATTTGCGGATGGTGAAGTGA